In Haloimpatiens massiliensis, the following are encoded in one genomic region:
- a CDS encoding ABC transporter permease translates to MINLIRGEFYKIKRSKYFVGIMFLWALLGVSISYIIIKEANAHRTVSGINAVVFFLQFQILINFLYAAFAGVFVASDFEHNTINMTFTYGYSRSKVILSKIIVYIIYSLFMELVTVVIMGIIFSAVYGFNDFGEINLGLYLIRIIFIELLCSIATTLIIAAVSVISKSIIVTLASPVVMFIPMLLNNEHIFAFLPYRAATIGIAPFAPKNAIIISVVSALVTIFVITMVLRKYLSKLDIK, encoded by the coding sequence ATGATTAATTTAATTAGAGGAGAATTTTATAAAATAAAAAGAAGTAAATACTTTGTTGGAATAATGTTTCTGTGGGCTTTGCTTGGAGTTTCAATTTCATATATTATTATAAAAGAAGCCAATGCACATAGGACTGTTTCAGGGATAAATGCTGTAGTATTCTTTTTACAATTTCAAATTTTAATTAATTTTTTATATGCTGCATTTGCTGGGGTTTTTGTAGCCAGTGATTTTGAACATAATACTATAAATATGACTTTTACCTATGGATATAGTAGAAGTAAAGTTATATTAAGTAAAATAATAGTTTATATAATTTACTCTTTGTTTATGGAATTAGTTACAGTGGTTATTATGGGAATAATTTTTTCTGCTGTTTATGGTTTTAATGATTTTGGTGAAATTAATTTAGGTTTATATTTAATTAGAATAATATTTATTGAATTACTTTGTAGCATTGCCACTACATTAATAATAGCAGCTGTTTCTGTTATATCAAAAAGTATTATAGTAACCTTAGCTTCACCGGTTGTGATGTTTATTCCTATGCTTTTAAATAATGAGCATATATTTGCTTTTCTTCCATATAGAGCTGCTACCATAGGCATAGCACCATTTGCACCTAAAAATGCAATTATAATCTCTGTAGTTTCAGCATTAGTAACAATTTTTGTGATTACTATGGTTTTGAGAAAATATTTAAGTAAATTAGATATAAAGTGA
- a CDS encoding RNA-guided endonuclease TnpB family protein, whose translation MGTMIKTVKQYSHELDDNIIKELSFIGNNYRNVKNYVYSRYSGINSIPLLKKDRQIRDGWVKTEFAEQWKLPARYWKLALSEAFGNIKTEWTNIKNRVKEQCKANNNLSNEDRHYINYILKFNDYYYKVLTNKSFEIPKIFRHKNLNYKYLNSLIKRYTRRYKEKIPYSKTGRAFSIDTGLYRYKDGCINITSTKKGKRLSIKLTDNNQYDRTLTVKRIDNKIEIDCPLKIKTKVNHNKENIIGIDKGYRYLFAVSSDEFYGENINNYLNKETERLSKVNENRNRFWALYSQYLEQDNIKKANTIKENNLGKVKYNHNKKKHDQTVKAYINYSLNQLINIEKPTEIVMENLDFVNWNDRYPKSVKRKLSRWIKGYIRERLEYKCNYNRIKYIYINPAYTSKVCNVCGSFGKRYGDVFTCPKCGEIHSDTNASKNILKRKYDKEITLYTNYKKVKEILENGVS comes from the coding sequence ATGGGTACTATGATTAAAACAGTAAAACAATATTCTCATGAATTAGATGATAACATAATAAAAGAATTATCATTTATAGGAAACAACTATAGAAATGTAAAGAATTATGTATATTCAAGATATAGCGGAATTAATAGTATCCCATTATTAAAAAAAGATAGACAAATAAGAGATGGGTGGGTAAAAACAGAATTTGCAGAACAATGGAAATTACCTGCGAGATATTGGAAATTAGCTTTAAGTGAAGCTTTTGGAAATATTAAAACTGAGTGGACTAATATCAAGAATAGAGTTAAAGAACAATGTAAAGCAAATAATAATTTATCAAATGAAGATAGGCATTATATTAATTATATTCTTAAATTCAATGATTATTATTATAAAGTATTAACGAATAAATCTTTTGAGATTCCTAAAATATTTAGACATAAAAACTTAAATTATAAATATCTTAATAGTCTTATTAAAAGATATACAAGAAGATATAAAGAAAAGATACCATATTCTAAAACCGGAAGAGCATTTTCTATTGATACAGGTTTATATAGGTATAAAGATGGATGTATAAATATTACATCTACTAAGAAAGGCAAAAGATTATCTATTAAATTAACTGATAACAATCAATATGATAGAACCCTGACAGTTAAAAGAATAGATAATAAAATAGAAATTGACTGTCCTTTAAAAATTAAAACAAAGGTAAATCACAATAAAGAAAATATCATAGGAATAGATAAAGGTTATAGATATTTGTTTGCAGTATCAAGCGATGAATTTTATGGTGAAAATATTAATAATTATCTTAATAAGGAAACTGAAAGATTAAGTAAAGTTAATGAAAATAGAAATAGATTTTGGGCTTTATATAGTCAATATTTAGAACAAGACAATATTAAGAAAGCCAATACCATAAAAGAAAATAACTTAGGTAAAGTAAAATATAATCACAATAAAAAGAAGCATGACCAAACTGTTAAAGCCTATATAAATTATTCACTAAATCAGTTAATAAATATAGAAAAACCTACTGAAATAGTTATGGAAAATCTAGATTTTGTTAATTGGAATGATAGGTATCCTAAATCAGTAAAACGTAAATTATCAAGGTGGATAAAGGGATATATAAGAGAAAGGCTAGAATATAAGTGTAATTACAATAGGATTAAATATATTTATATTAATCCAGCTTATACAAGCAAAGTTTGTAATGTATGTGGAAGTTTTGGTAAAAGATATGGTGATGTGTTTACTTGTCCTAAATGTGGTGAAATTCATTCTGATACTAATGCAAGTAAAAATATATTAAAAAGAAAATATGATAAAGAAATTACGTTGTATACAAATTATAAAAAAGTTAAAGAGATTTTAGAAAATGGAGTTAGTTAA
- the argS gene encoding arginine--tRNA ligase: MEHLIKKLSNLVQEEFEKCGYDREYGRVNVSNRPDLCQFQCNGALVAAKKYRKPPINIANEIVEKLKNNEEFEAVTAVMPGFINIVLKDSFIIDYLNNMHNDKKLGCTEATKPLTIIVDYGGANVAKPLHVGHLRAAIIGESIKRISRFLGHNVIGDVHLGDWGLQIGMVISEVQRRKPDLPYFDESFKGDYPKEAPFTIDELEEIYPAASKLAKSDEEAMEEARKATYELQNGRAGYVALWKHILNVSVADLKKNYGELNVEFDLWKGESDSQKYIGEMINYLKENNYPYESQGALVIDVAKEGDTYTIPPFILLKSDGATLYSTTDLATIWERIKEYDPDQIIYVVDKRQGLHFEQVFRCAEKTKIASEKLKLDFIGFGTMNGKDGKPFKTREGGVMRLQDLIKMIKGNVKGKLKETKSIGEAEMEEISRKVGLAALKYGDLSNQITKDYVFDLDRFSSFEGNTGPYILYTVVRIKSILNKSADEMCKYGAKFIRPYSGVERDLMLKLSSFNDTVEQSFAYKAPNRICEYIYDTANLFNKFYNDNKIISEENIDKKMSWIKLLLLTKDVLETGLDLLGMEAPEKM, encoded by the coding sequence ATGGAACATTTAATCAAGAAATTAAGTAATCTGGTTCAAGAAGAATTCGAAAAATGCGGATATGATAGAGAATATGGCAGGGTTAATGTATCAAATCGTCCTGATCTCTGTCAATTTCAATGCAATGGAGCTTTGGTAGCGGCAAAAAAATATAGGAAACCGCCTATTAACATTGCAAATGAAATTGTAGAGAAATTAAAGAATAATGAGGAGTTTGAAGCTGTTACTGCTGTCATGCCTGGTTTTATAAATATTGTACTAAAAGACAGTTTCATAATAGACTATTTAAATAATATGCATAATGATAAAAAACTTGGATGTACGGAGGCCACAAAGCCTTTAACTATAATTGTTGATTATGGCGGAGCAAATGTTGCAAAACCCCTTCATGTAGGGCATCTTCGTGCAGCAATAATTGGTGAGAGTATAAAGAGAATTTCTAGGTTCCTAGGGCATAATGTCATAGGAGATGTACATCTAGGGGACTGGGGATTGCAGATAGGTATGGTAATTTCTGAGGTTCAAAGACGTAAGCCTGATTTGCCATATTTTGATGAAAGCTTTAAAGGAGATTATCCAAAGGAGGCTCCTTTTACTATAGATGAACTGGAGGAAATATATCCAGCAGCAAGCAAGTTAGCTAAAAGTGATGAAGAGGCTATGGAAGAAGCTAGGAAGGCAACCTATGAACTGCAAAATGGAAGAGCTGGTTATGTTGCTCTTTGGAAACATATACTAAATGTTTCTGTTGCAGACCTTAAAAAGAATTATGGAGAGCTAAATGTTGAGTTTGACCTGTGGAAGGGAGAAAGTGATAGTCAGAAATATATAGGAGAAATGATAAATTACCTTAAAGAAAATAACTATCCCTATGAGAGCCAGGGAGCCCTAGTCATTGATGTTGCTAAGGAAGGTGACACTTATACAATACCTCCATTTATACTCCTTAAATCTGATGGAGCAACCCTTTATAGCACTACAGATTTGGCTACTATATGGGAGAGGATTAAGGAATATGATCCGGATCAAATAATTTATGTTGTTGATAAAAGACAAGGCTTACATTTTGAACAGGTTTTTAGATGTGCAGAAAAAACCAAAATTGCAAGTGAAAAGCTAAAACTTGACTTTATAGGTTTTGGTACTATGAATGGTAAGGATGGCAAGCCTTTCAAGACAAGAGAGGGCGGGGTAATGAGGCTCCAGGATTTAATAAAAATGATAAAAGGTAATGTAAAGGGAAAATTAAAAGAGACCAAATCCATTGGCGAAGCTGAAATGGAGGAAATTTCAAGAAAGGTTGGGTTAGCGGCCTTGAAATATGGGGACTTGTCAAATCAAATTACAAAGGATTATGTATTTGATCTAGATAGATTTTCATCCTTTGAAGGAAATACCGGACCATATATACTATATACAGTAGTAAGAATTAAATCTATTTTAAATAAAAGTGCTGATGAAATGTGTAAATACGGAGCTAAATTTATTAGGCCATATAGTGGAGTAGAAAGAGATTTAATGTTAAAGCTTTCATCCTTCAATGATACAGTTGAGCAGTCCTTTGCATATAAGGCCCCAAACAGAATTTGTGAATATATTTATGACACAGCTAATCTGTTTAATAAGTTTTACAATGATAATAAAATTATTTCAGAAGAAAATATAGATAAAAAGATGTCATGGATAAAGCTTTTACTACTTACTAAGGATGTTTTAGAGACAGGACTTGATCTTCTTGGAATGGAAGCTCCAGAAAAAATGTAG
- a CDS encoding sensor histidine kinase translates to MYIIVILIFSLLLVSFITVLIKLLLNQKQIRDIARQIREFREKKTGKKITTEIYDKDIENLAYETNEFLELYRKSEQEKVQFENTLQQGIANMSHDLRTPLTSIIGYLKLLQNDEINKEEALGVIKNKTDKLNVLINDFFELAFIESNDYKLKITKLNLTNIIRDEILSFYEAFETKGIEPIINIPKESIFINGDKNSLERIIDNLLSNTLKYSQKYVEINVEEFRGTVTLSISNICTYIDEKDVIYMFDRFYRADKVRKGQGTGLGLSIAKSLMEKMNGSIRSNFENNKITIVCEWGINKENGDG, encoded by the coding sequence ATGTACATAATTGTTATTTTAATTTTTAGTTTGCTTTTAGTAAGTTTCATAACAGTTTTAATTAAATTATTATTAAATCAAAAACAAATAAGGGATATTGCTAGGCAAATCAGAGAATTTAGAGAGAAGAAAACAGGTAAAAAAATTACTACTGAAATATATGATAAAGATATAGAAAATTTAGCCTATGAAACTAATGAGTTTTTAGAACTTTATAGAAAAAGTGAACAGGAAAAAGTTCAGTTTGAAAACACATTACAGCAAGGTATAGCTAATATGTCTCATGATTTAAGAACTCCATTAACATCAATAATTGGGTATTTAAAACTCCTTCAAAATGATGAGATAAATAAAGAAGAGGCTTTAGGGGTAATAAAAAATAAAACAGATAAATTAAATGTTCTTATAAACGATTTTTTTGAATTAGCTTTTATAGAAAGTAATGATTATAAATTAAAAATTACAAAATTAAATTTAACTAATATAATACGGGATGAGATTTTATCTTTTTATGAAGCCTTTGAAACAAAGGGAATAGAACCTATTATAAATATCCCAAAGGAATCTATTTTCATAAATGGAGATAAAAATAGTTTGGAGAGAATAATAGATAATTTGCTTTCTAACACATTAAAATATTCCCAAAAGTATGTTGAAATAAACGTAGAAGAATTTAGAGGCACAGTTACTTTGTCTATTTCGAATATATGTACATATATAGATGAGAAAGATGTTATCTATATGTTTGATAGATTTTATAGGGCTGATAAAGTTAGAAAAGGACAAGGCACAGGGCTTGGGTTATCCATAGCAAAGAGTTTAATGGAAAAGATGAATGGCTCTATAAGATCTAATTTTGAAAATAATAAGATTACAATAGTATGTGAATGGGGGATAAATAAGGAAAATGGGGACGGTTAA